One genomic region from Dehalobacter restrictus DSM 9455 encodes:
- the spoIIID gene encoding sporulation transcriptional regulator SpoIIID — protein sequence MQEHIKRRALDIGNYIIESSCTVRQTAQIFGVSKSTVHKDVTERLPLINKRLSSQVKHVLESNKAERHIRGGEATKKKYMHTED from the coding sequence AGAAGAGCTTTGGACATTGGCAACTATATTATAGAATCGAGCTGTACAGTGCGGCAGACCGCGCAAATATTTGGGGTATCCAAGTCGACGGTACATAAAGATGTAACGGAAAGATTGCCGTTGATTAACAAACGACTTTCCTCTCAGGTCAAGCATGTCCTTGAAAGCAATAAAGCCGAGAGGCATATTCGGGGAGGAGAAGCAACCAAGAAAAAATATATGCATACGGAGGATTAG